Genomic DNA from Paenibacillus donghaensis:
GTGGTTGAATAAGCACGATCGGCAATGAAAACAAAGGATATGCACTAGCGTCTTTATCCGTTTGGAGAACGAAATGATATGAGAAGATTAATAAAAATACATGAGATTGATGAATTATATGAGGTTATCAAAATTCCCGCTGGAACTATAAACGATGAGATTATGAGAAACGTGGCAAAACTGGATGAAGAGGCGGAACTGGAGCAATTCACGAGGGACATTCTTTGTGATCCGAACAACACACTCTGCAAGTTCCTATTGAAATTGCTAATATCCTGACAACTTTGATTGTACTGCAATGATAGTGCGAGCTTATCGACTAAAGACAATTAATTATAATCAGTACCACTACTTAATGAGACAGATATCGACTCAGTGAAAGTAAGCAAAATGCAGTCGTTTTAAGTCTGCGTCATAAAGATATAAGAACTTAAATTAATAACGTCACACTGCTTATAAGGCTGGTATCGTTAAGGGACAGGTTCATTAATGTTAGACTGTTCCTTATTTGTATGGAAGCATTTTGCCGTACAACAAGCATAGATTAACCTATGATTTACAACATGTGTCCCATAAAAACGATAAGAGCGGAACACAAGCTAACAGCTTCATGCCCCGCTCTTATTCACGTTCACTCGCTCTCCCGCGCTTTCTCATATTCGATCTCAATCAGCTTAAAAAAGTCAGACGGCTTGATCTTCAGTCCTTTGCAGAGATCAAATATTTTCGTGACGGAAGGCTCGTTTCTGCCAACCTCAATCATGGAAATATAGGATCGGTCGACATTGCATTCGTGCGCTAGATCTTCTTGGCTTAGTCCTTGTTTGATGCGTATCGCTTTAACAGTTTTTCCGATAATTTGCTTAATGATATTGGACGGATCACTCAAGGAAAATAACCCCTTTTAAGTCCATTATCAATCTGATATAATGGTCACAACAGATAAAGTATTCAACAAAAAGTAAAATATATACATATTTTGATGTCGTTTCTGCACTTCTTGGTAGTATCTCGATTATCCAAAGTTACTCGGCCCAAAACATAGCTTACAGATAACGTACCCTCAAAAAATAAAAAATATTCTTATAGCCTAAAGGAGGCTCTACCCGTGCGCCCATCCTTTCTAAAATCACTAAACCTCGATGTTATTGTGGAGATGGTAGAGATGGCTTGCCGCTTGGAGAAGTGGGACAAGGTGATTGAGACATCGGAGATTTTGTACGAATGCGTGCAGTGCTTGTATCAGGAGCAGCAGTATCGAAAGGCTAAGTCTCTGCCACTGTTGACAATCGAGCTGGGGCATCCGCTGGTCTATTATTACGGATTCAGTCATCTGATTCGGGGAATGGCTTATCAGGAGAAGGGGAAGTATGAGGAAGCGCGTGCTTGCATTGATAAGTATGCCGAGATGGGATGGCTGGAGGATCTAGGTGAGGACTGGGTGGAGGTTGTAGAGGAGTTCCGATTTCTGGCCCAAGCGAACGGATATGCGCTTGAGCTTCTGTCTGGCCGGGTGGAGGTGCTGACTACCTATACTGACTTTCTACGGGAGAATCCCGAAGAAGTGCTGCCCGCACTGGATGTGATTCTACAGGCGACGCTGCGGTATGAGCTAGATGTGGACGAGTTGCTGAAGATGTTCGCGGAGCAGACGGCAGAATTCAGTAGATAAGCCTGCTATTGGATTCGTATCATACCCGTGTGCATGAGCTAGGGGTTGTCGTCGGTCATTTAAAATCCTGCGTTTAAAATCTGTTTTTGCGTTTGCTGATACAGCAAGCAGCCGGACCTTGATGAAGGGGATTGTGAGAGGGATATATTTTAACATTCCATGTAATGTATTACTCGATTTGTGTTCATAAATCCGCGACATAATCCGATAAAGAAATTAGTTGTTAAATATACAAATTACTACAAAATATTTGTATATTCGACATCATTAGATAGATCGGGCGGTGGTTTTTTTATGGGGACAAGTAAGGCTTTGGGGGTATTGAAGGTATTGGTGGGTCTTCTGGTCCTTACAGGAATTGTAGGGTGCAGTAGCTCCAGTGGCACAACCAAGGAAAAGGCTGTAGAACAGGAAATTACACTGAAGTTTATTTGGTGGGGGAAAGAGCAACGGAAAGAGGATACGCTCAAGATAATTAATATGTACATGAAGGATCATCCGGGCGTCAAGATTGTGACTGAGGATTTCTCGGGTACAGATGCAGTATCTGCTCAACTGGCTATGGAGACGGCGGATCAGAATACCGCAGATATCATCCAGGGGGATTATGGTTTTATTTTCAATTATATTAATCGGGATCTCATTGAGCCGCTTGGACCCTATATTGCGAATAAGAGTCTTTCCGTATCGAACGTTCCTCCGGAGTACCTGGTTGCAGGCATGAAGAACGATGAATTATATGCGGTAAATATCGGCATTAATTCAGAAGCTCTAGTCTATGATCCGGCATTCTTTCAGGAAGCGGGCATTGAAGCCCCCTCTCAGGACTATACAATAGATGAGCTGTACAAGACACTTATAGAACTAAAAGAAACTATAGATGACCCCGATTTCTATCCGATGGGGAATATGTTTGCTGCAAGCTATTTTCTGAGAACAAGAGGCGTATCCATGTATAATGCGGACGGAACGGCTCTTGGTTATGAAGAAGACAAGGATCTGGCGGATTACTTCGCCCTCTATAAACAATGGACGGATGAAGGCTTGATAGGCTCGTTCAAGGGAGTCAGCAGTGATGAGAATCATCCTGTAATTACGGGCAAGACAGCTTTCTTCTCCGTTTCCA
This window encodes:
- a CDS encoding helix-turn-helix domain-containing protein, which encodes MSDPSNIIKQIIGKTVKAIRIKQGLSQEDLAHECNVDRSYISMIEVGRNEPSVTKIFDLCKGLKIKPSDFFKLIEIEYEKARESE
- a CDS encoding ABC transporter substrate-binding protein; this encodes MGTSKALGVLKVLVGLLVLTGIVGCSSSSGTTKEKAVEQEITLKFIWWGKEQRKEDTLKIINMYMKDHPGVKIVTEDFSGTDAVSAQLAMETADQNTADIIQGDYGFIFNYINRDLIEPLGPYIANKSLSVSNVPPEYLVAGMKNDELYAVNIGINSEALVYDPAFFQEAGIEAPSQDYTIDELYKTLIELKETIDDPDFYPMGNMFAASYFLRTRGVSMYNADGTALGYEEDKDLADYFALYKQWTDEGLIGSFKGVSSDENHPVITGKTAFFSVSSNAASVLSNKAGRTIKLLPLPKAGEKEGRFIKPSMFLAVSSYSKYPEEAAKFIDFFINSEAANDILKGERGVPVSSVIAASLSDKLEEAGKQQYELMEYLTTHSSPIDPPVPSSSIIINNAYQIISDRVLDGSITPEQGAQEYRTEADSILKGNEKGGAK